One genomic segment of Arthrobacter sp. JZ12 includes these proteins:
- a CDS encoding FMN reductase: METRRVVVVSGGMGTPSSSRMLADQLAEAARRELHEAGIQADTTIIELRNLAVDIANNMVTGFAPPALADALQTVADADALIVVSPVFSGSYSGLFKSFFDVLDNTALDGMPVLIAATGGSIRHSLMLDHAMRPLFSYLRARVVSTGVFAGPEDWGAGSTGAPALDQRTSRAARELAGMLAGTTTARRPRGPETSLPFEELLAQVQGR, translated from the coding sequence ATGGAAACGCGCCGTGTAGTAGTGGTATCAGGTGGGATGGGTACGCCGTCGTCGAGCAGGATGCTCGCCGACCAGCTTGCCGAGGCCGCGCGCCGCGAGCTCCATGAAGCGGGAATCCAGGCCGACACCACCATCATCGAACTGCGCAACCTCGCCGTCGACATTGCCAACAACATGGTTACCGGCTTCGCCCCGCCCGCGCTCGCCGACGCGCTCCAGACTGTTGCCGACGCTGATGCGCTCATCGTCGTCAGTCCTGTCTTCTCCGGCTCCTACAGCGGCCTGTTCAAGTCCTTCTTCGACGTCCTGGACAATACCGCCCTTGACGGCATGCCCGTCCTGATTGCCGCGACCGGAGGCAGCATCCGCCACTCGCTCATGCTGGATCACGCAATGCGCCCGCTCTTCAGCTACCTGCGCGCCCGGGTCGTCTCGACCGGCGTCTTCGCCGGACCCGAGGACTGGGGTGCCGGATCAACCGGCGCTCCCGCGCTCGACCAGCGGACCAGCCGCGCAGCTCGTGAACTTGCCGGCATGCTTGCAGGTACAACGACGGCGCGCCGCCCCCGCGGCCCCGAAACCTCCCTGCCCTTCGAGGAACTGCTCGCGCAGGTTCAGGGGCGGTAG
- a CDS encoding NAD(P)/FAD-dependent oxidoreductase has translation MPDVVVVGGGPVGIFAAILLAQEGVDVQVLERRTARSSHSRAIGIHPPALAALEQAEVADRLIAEGVKIPGGVARSRGRTVAELSFASLPGRHPFVLAIPQEQTERILSGRLAELAPDALRRGETVEAIHDVGTQVLTVTSGGTHRSRLVIGADGARSTVRDAAGIRAGIRPYRDAYVMGDFPDNTGDGSTAALYLEPDGIVESFPLPGSVRRWVVRMPSLVDSPSAQTVAGLVRERTGIPVDTRNNTMLSSFAVRRRIAERFVQGRIALIGDAAHEVSPIGGQGMNLGWLDAAQLMPLVVASLGGADVGLGLRRFNSERRQAAMTAARQAHINMLLGRPLPPPVLTARNRVMGRIAAVRSVHDAVARTFTMH, from the coding sequence GTGCCTGACGTAGTGGTGGTGGGTGGCGGCCCAGTGGGAATTTTCGCGGCGATCCTGCTCGCTCAGGAGGGCGTGGACGTGCAGGTACTGGAGCGACGCACCGCCCGCAGTTCCCATTCGCGCGCCATCGGCATCCACCCTCCGGCCCTTGCGGCACTGGAGCAGGCGGAAGTTGCAGATCGACTGATCGCAGAAGGCGTGAAGATCCCCGGCGGCGTGGCGCGCAGCCGTGGGCGGACGGTAGCGGAGCTCTCATTCGCGAGCCTGCCCGGTAGGCACCCGTTCGTCCTTGCGATACCGCAGGAACAGACCGAACGCATCCTGTCCGGACGCCTTGCCGAACTGGCACCCGACGCACTCCGGCGCGGCGAGACCGTGGAGGCGATTCACGACGTCGGAACGCAGGTGCTCACGGTAACGAGCGGCGGCACGCACCGTTCACGGTTGGTGATCGGCGCCGACGGTGCCCGCAGCACCGTCCGCGACGCGGCCGGCATCCGGGCAGGGATCCGCCCCTACCGGGATGCGTACGTAATGGGCGATTTCCCGGACAACACCGGCGACGGCAGCACTGCAGCGCTCTACCTGGAACCGGACGGAATTGTGGAGTCTTTTCCGCTGCCGGGTTCGGTGCGCCGCTGGGTGGTGCGCATGCCCTCGCTCGTGGATTCGCCGTCGGCCCAGACGGTCGCGGGGCTGGTCCGCGAGCGCACGGGAATTCCGGTGGACACCCGGAACAACACGATGCTCAGCTCCTTCGCGGTGCGCCGGCGGATTGCGGAACGGTTTGTCCAGGGACGCATTGCCCTGATCGGCGATGCCGCGCACGAGGTATCCCCCATCGGCGGGCAGGGCATGAACCTGGGCTGGCTTGATGCGGCCCAGCTGATGCCGCTCGTTGTCGCGTCACTGGGCGGCGCGGACGTCGGACTCGGACTGCGGCGATTCAACAGCGAACGCCGGCAGGCGGCGATGACGGCCGCCCGCCAGGCACACATCAACATGCTGCTGGGGCGGCCACTGCCGCCTCCCGTTCTCACTGCACGGAACCGGGTGATGGGACGTATCGCCGCGGTGCGGTCGGTGCACGACGCCGTCGCCCGCACCTTCACGATGCACTGA
- a CDS encoding class I SAM-dependent methyltransferase: protein MFLTHRDTAAVEEMDRPDCDPARLDRTYQQFNLVNRCVAGWQLTWARYIRPVLSTTRTNTLLDIGSGGGDVPRAFVRWARRDGFRLEITAIDPDERAHAFASSQRTTPGLSFRRAYSSELVTEGATFDVVTSNHVLHHLTPGELGGLLHDSEQLGTRLALHSDLHRTRLGFALFSVGTLPLRGSYIRGDGLTSIRRSYVANELRAVVPPGWRVERQIPFRNLLVHRA from the coding sequence GTGTTTTTGACGCACCGCGACACAGCCGCCGTCGAGGAAATGGACAGGCCCGACTGCGACCCCGCACGACTGGACCGTACCTACCAGCAGTTCAACCTGGTGAACCGCTGCGTCGCCGGCTGGCAGCTCACCTGGGCGCGCTACATCCGGCCGGTCCTGTCGACGACGCGCACTAACACCCTGCTCGACATCGGTTCCGGCGGCGGCGACGTGCCGCGCGCCTTTGTCCGCTGGGCCCGGCGCGACGGCTTCCGGCTGGAGATCACAGCCATCGACCCCGATGAGCGCGCTCATGCTTTCGCCAGCAGCCAGCGGACGACGCCGGGACTCTCCTTCCGACGCGCCTACAGTTCCGAACTGGTCACCGAGGGAGCAACGTTCGACGTCGTTACCTCCAACCACGTGCTCCACCACCTGACGCCCGGCGAACTGGGCGGACTGCTGCATGATTCGGAACAGCTCGGCACGCGCCTTGCCCTGCACAGCGACCTGCACCGCACCCGGCTGGGGTTCGCGCTGTTCTCAGTGGGAACGCTGCCGTTGCGCGGTTCCTACATCCGCGGCGACGGACTGACCTCCATTCGCCGCAGCTACGTCGCGAACGAGCTGCGCGCCGTCGTACCTCCGGGTTGGCGGGTGGAGCGACAGATTCCCTTCCGCAACCTGTTGGTGCACCGTGCCTGA
- a CDS encoding type III polyketide synthase codes for MTVLMRSLETAVPTTVMIQPQVRDVFAAQPGLNRLGQRLVTAAFDSSGIDTRYTAVEELTLERHSESPLFFDSATRTILSPGTKARNEVYAEESTKLFIEAAQKALDTAKGVSPEDITHVVTVSCTGFFNPGPDYKIVRALGLSPSAQRFHLGFMGCYAAFPALRAAKSFCDADPKAVVLVVSAELCSLHVRSSNNPDTIVGTSLFADGAAAAVISSRTDLPQPQGSMLSLDFFETTLTPVGEESMAWNIGDEGFEMVLGTYVPHIIDDHIVGALAPLIERDESLIGLEYRDIEHWAIHPGGRSILDKVQAKLKLSDDQLIPARETLRNYGNMSSATVMFVLKHILEQPSAETDERICSMAFGPGLTVETALLTKTAA; via the coding sequence ATGACAGTGCTGATGAGGTCCCTTGAAACCGCCGTCCCGACCACGGTCATGATCCAGCCCCAGGTACGGGACGTTTTTGCGGCGCAGCCCGGCCTCAACCGGCTCGGCCAGCGCCTGGTCACCGCCGCATTCGACTCTTCGGGCATCGACACCCGGTACACAGCGGTGGAAGAGCTGACCCTTGAGCGCCACAGCGAGTCGCCGCTGTTCTTCGACTCGGCAACCAGAACCATCCTGAGCCCGGGCACCAAGGCCCGCAACGAGGTGTACGCGGAGGAGAGCACCAAGCTGTTCATCGAGGCAGCACAGAAGGCTCTGGATACCGCTAAGGGCGTTTCTCCCGAGGACATCACCCACGTCGTCACAGTCTCCTGCACCGGCTTCTTCAACCCCGGCCCCGACTACAAGATTGTGCGGGCACTCGGGCTCAGCCCGTCCGCCCAGCGGTTCCACCTCGGCTTCATGGGCTGTTACGCCGCCTTCCCGGCGCTGCGTGCGGCCAAGTCCTTCTGCGACGCCGACCCGAAGGCGGTTGTCCTGGTGGTCAGCGCCGAGCTTTGCTCGCTCCATGTGCGATCCTCCAACAACCCGGACACGATCGTCGGTACGTCGCTCTTCGCCGACGGTGCCGCCGCCGCGGTGATCAGCTCCCGCACAGATCTTCCGCAACCACAGGGCAGCATGCTGAGTTTGGACTTCTTCGAAACCACACTGACTCCGGTGGGCGAGGAATCGATGGCGTGGAACATCGGCGACGAAGGCTTCGAGATGGTGCTCGGAACCTATGTGCCGCACATCATCGACGACCACATCGTCGGAGCGCTTGCACCCCTGATCGAACGGGACGAGTCGCTGATCGGGTTGGAGTACAGGGACATTGAGCACTGGGCAATCCACCCGGGCGGCCGGAGCATCCTCGACAAGGTGCAGGCGAAGCTGAAGCTGAGCGACGATCAGCTCATTCCCGCCCGCGAAACCCTCCGCAACTACGGCAACATGAGCAGCGCCACCGTGATGTTCGTCCTCAAGCACATCCTGGAGCAGCCCTCGGCGGAGACAGACGAGCGCATCTGCTCGATGGCGTTCGGCCCCGGCCTCACAGTCGAAACAGCACTGCTGACCAAGACGGCCGCCTGA
- a CDS encoding Tex family protein → MSYAGVTIAGVSSPVSIPQAIYEQIAEELGVQTWQVKAAVELLDGGSTVPFIARYRKEVTGTLDDAQLRELEERLRYLRELEDRKAAVLEAIESQGKLTEELRAAVVGAITKARLEDIYLPYKSKRRTKAQIAREAGLEPLADALLADPSLDPAAEAAGYVNDAVPTAEEALAGARALLVERPGLDADLLAELRERLWKHGRLRSQVVAGKEAEGQKFADYFDFEQAPAGMPSHRVLALLRGEKEGVLALTLSEGETGDEDAALRARRGYENSVAAFLGVADQGRPADAWLMQTVQQAWRRLLAKLSIDIRVRLFMEAETEAVRVFAANLRDVLLAAPAGSRTTIGLDPGLRTGVKVAVVDGTGKVLETATIYPHAPAKKWDEALATLSRMVTTHNVELIAIGNGTASRETDKLAAELVSLMSGRTLHKLVVSEAGASVYSASALASAELPGLDVSLRGAVSIARRLQDPLAELVKIDPKSIGVGQYQHDVSPTKLERSLDAVIEDCVNAVGVDVNTASPSLLTRVAGVGQLLSENIVAHRDANGPFARRTDLLKVPRLGAKAFEQCAGFLRIQGGAEPLDASSVHPEAYPVARRMVNDAGGSLRSLNLTDYVDGSVGLPTLRDILAELEKPGRDPRPEFVTATFADVEKISDLRPGMIIDGVVTNVAAFGAFVDVGVHQDGLVHVSAMADRFVSDPHEIVKSGQVVKVKVLEADPDRKRISLSLRLNDDARPARPGEGSGKPAGGGRGGADRRRTSGGGGNGRSGGAGGNRKSGADGKSGRQGTAPANSAMAEALRAAGLVPKS, encoded by the coding sequence ATGTCGTACGCGGGTGTCACAATTGCAGGCGTGAGTTCACCTGTTTCCATCCCTCAAGCAATCTATGAGCAGATCGCCGAAGAGCTCGGCGTCCAGACCTGGCAGGTCAAAGCGGCCGTAGAACTGCTCGACGGCGGCTCTACCGTCCCCTTCATCGCCCGCTACCGGAAGGAAGTCACCGGCACCCTCGATGATGCGCAGCTGCGCGAACTCGAGGAACGCCTCCGGTACCTGCGGGAGTTGGAGGACCGCAAGGCCGCGGTTCTGGAGGCGATTGAGTCGCAGGGCAAGCTCACCGAGGAACTTCGCGCCGCCGTCGTCGGTGCAATCACCAAGGCGCGGCTGGAAGACATCTACCTGCCCTACAAGAGCAAGCGGCGCACCAAGGCGCAGATTGCGCGGGAAGCAGGGCTCGAACCGCTTGCCGACGCTCTGCTTGCCGATCCGTCCCTTGACCCCGCCGCAGAGGCCGCGGGCTACGTGAACGACGCCGTTCCCACCGCCGAGGAGGCGCTGGCCGGAGCGCGGGCGCTGCTCGTCGAGCGGCCGGGGCTGGACGCGGACCTCCTCGCCGAACTGCGTGAGCGGCTGTGGAAGCACGGGCGCCTGCGCTCGCAGGTGGTTGCCGGCAAGGAAGCCGAAGGCCAGAAGTTCGCGGATTACTTTGACTTTGAGCAGGCTCCGGCCGGGATGCCTTCCCATCGCGTACTGGCCCTGCTCCGCGGCGAGAAGGAGGGCGTGCTTGCGCTGACCCTGTCCGAGGGGGAAACAGGCGACGAGGACGCCGCGCTGCGTGCGCGTCGCGGGTATGAGAACTCGGTGGCAGCCTTCCTCGGAGTTGCAGATCAGGGACGTCCTGCTGACGCCTGGCTCATGCAGACCGTCCAGCAGGCCTGGCGGCGTCTGCTCGCCAAGCTTTCCATCGACATCCGGGTGCGGCTGTTCATGGAAGCCGAGACTGAGGCGGTCCGTGTCTTTGCAGCGAACCTCCGGGATGTCCTGCTGGCTGCGCCCGCCGGAAGCCGCACTACGATCGGGCTGGACCCGGGGCTGCGCACCGGTGTCAAGGTCGCCGTGGTGGACGGGACAGGAAAGGTGCTCGAGACAGCCACCATCTACCCGCATGCGCCGGCAAAGAAGTGGGATGAAGCGCTCGCCACCCTGTCGCGCATGGTCACCACGCACAATGTGGAGCTGATCGCGATCGGCAACGGAACGGCCTCCCGCGAGACGGACAAGCTCGCTGCCGAACTGGTCTCGCTGATGTCGGGGCGCACGCTGCACAAACTTGTGGTGTCCGAAGCCGGCGCTTCGGTGTACTCGGCCTCCGCGCTTGCCTCCGCGGAGCTCCCCGGCCTTGACGTGTCGCTGAGGGGTGCGGTCTCGATTGCCCGCCGCCTGCAGGATCCGCTGGCGGAACTGGTGAAGATCGATCCCAAGTCCATCGGCGTCGGGCAGTACCAACACGACGTCAGTCCCACCAAGCTCGAACGCTCGCTTGACGCGGTGATCGAAGACTGTGTGAATGCGGTGGGCGTTGACGTCAATACTGCCTCGCCGTCGCTGCTGACGAGGGTGGCGGGCGTAGGCCAGCTGCTCAGTGAGAACATCGTGGCCCACCGCGACGCCAACGGGCCCTTCGCCCGGCGGACCGACCTGCTCAAGGTGCCCAGGCTCGGCGCGAAGGCCTTCGAGCAATGTGCCGGGTTCCTGCGCATTCAGGGCGGGGCGGAACCCCTGGACGCCTCGAGCGTGCATCCGGAGGCCTATCCGGTAGCGCGGCGCATGGTGAACGACGCCGGCGGCTCGCTCCGGTCGCTGAATCTCACCGACTATGTGGATGGTTCCGTCGGCCTGCCCACCCTGCGGGACATCCTCGCCGAACTGGAGAAGCCCGGACGGGACCCGCGCCCGGAATTCGTGACCGCCACCTTCGCCGACGTGGAGAAGATTTCGGATCTGCGCCCGGGCATGATCATCGACGGCGTGGTTACCAACGTGGCCGCGTTCGGCGCCTTCGTGGATGTTGGAGTGCATCAGGACGGACTGGTGCACGTCTCCGCCATGGCCGACCGGTTCGTGAGCGATCCACACGAGATCGTGAAGTCCGGCCAGGTGGTGAAGGTCAAGGTGCTGGAGGCCGACCCAGACCGTAAGCGGATCTCCCTCAGCCTGCGCCTGAATGACGACGCACGTCCAGCCCGTCCGGGCGAGGGCAGCGGGAAGCCCGCTGGAGGCGGGCGCGGTGGTGCCGACCGTCGTCGTACTTCAGGCGGTGGCGGCAACGGCAGATCCGGTGGCGCCGGGGGGAACAGGAAGTCAGGCGCTGACGGGAAATCCGGCAGGCAAGGGACCGCTCCCGCTAACAGCGCGATGGCGGAAGCGCTTCGTGCGGCAGGTCTGGTGCCGAAAAGCTAG
- a CDS encoding transglycosylase family protein: MKNQKLSLNVRRGLAATALVGVGIGASAGAANAAPASTWDALAQCESGGDWGINTGNGFSGGLQFTPQTWAGFGGQGAPQDASRAEQIAVAERVLAGQGWGAWPACSAKLGLTAGANPTPIPAAPAPAPVQVQSQQIEVQAPAPVAQAPVAQAPVVEAPVVEAPAAPAVQVSGETYTIQSGDTLSTIAQKLGIEGGWQALYQANADHLIHADLIFTGDVLQLPA, from the coding sequence ATGAAGAACCAGAAACTCAGCCTTAACGTGCGCCGCGGACTTGCAGCTACCGCCCTCGTCGGTGTCGGTATCGGCGCCTCCGCGGGTGCAGCAAACGCTGCTCCTGCCAGCACCTGGGACGCCCTTGCTCAGTGCGAGAGCGGCGGCGACTGGGGCATCAACACTGGTAACGGCTTCTCCGGCGGCCTGCAGTTCACCCCGCAGACCTGGGCCGGCTTCGGCGGCCAGGGCGCTCCTCAGGACGCCAGCCGCGCCGAGCAGATCGCAGTTGCTGAGCGTGTACTCGCCGGACAGGGCTGGGGCGCATGGCCCGCCTGCTCGGCCAAGCTCGGTCTGACCGCCGGTGCCAACCCCACCCCGATCCCCGCCGCTCCGGCACCTGCCCCTGTTCAGGTCCAGTCGCAGCAGATCGAGGTTCAGGCTCCTGCCCCCGTTGCCCAGGCTCCGGTTGCACAGGCTCCTGTCGTTGAGGCACCTGTTGTTGAGGCGCCCGCCGCTCCTGCAGTTCAGGTTTCGGGCGAGACCTACACCATCCAGTCGGGCGACACCCTCAGCACCATCGCCCAGAAGTTGGGCATTGAGGGCGGCTGGCAGGCTCTGTACCAGGCCAACGCCGACCACCTCATCCATGCCGACCTCATCTTCACCGGCGACGTTCTGCAGCTGCCTGCCTAA
- a CDS encoding acyl-CoA thioesterase, which produces MDAHQTITCEIPMRWGDMDAYGHINNVQVVRILEEARIFAFGPPGGTGAPGQDPPVALFSSVPSGVQALVVEHRVKYTATLDYRNVPLKVEVWIAAVSAASLTIAYRIHDPLTDQVCVKAQTVLAFVDGETGSLQRVTAGQKELVAPYLGPALFKHL; this is translated from the coding sequence ATGGATGCGCACCAGACGATCACCTGTGAAATCCCTATGAGATGGGGAGATATGGACGCCTATGGGCACATCAACAATGTCCAGGTGGTCCGCATACTCGAGGAAGCGCGCATCTTCGCTTTCGGCCCGCCGGGTGGGACGGGTGCGCCCGGGCAGGATCCGCCCGTCGCGCTATTTTCCTCGGTTCCATCCGGGGTGCAGGCGCTCGTGGTTGAGCACAGGGTGAAGTACACCGCCACGCTCGACTACCGGAACGTGCCGCTGAAAGTGGAGGTATGGATCGCTGCGGTTAGCGCGGCGAGCCTGACCATCGCCTACCGCATCCATGATCCTCTGACGGACCAGGTCTGCGTGAAGGCGCAGACGGTACTCGCATTCGTGGACGGCGAAACGGGCTCGCTACAGCGTGTCACTGCCGGCCAGAAAGAACTGGTTGCGCCCTACCTGGGTCCGGCGCTCTTCAAGCACCTCTGA
- the fdhA gene encoding formaldehyde dehydrogenase, glutathione-independent yields the protein MSGNRAVAYKGPGKVEVIDTDYPTFELKDGPGVNPANVGRKVNHGVILKTVATNICGSDQHMVRGRTTAPSDLVLGHEITGEVVEVGSDVEFIKKGDICSVPFNISCGRCRNCKERKTGICLNVNPDRPGSAYGYVDMGGWVGGQAEYVLVPYADWNLLKFPDRDQALEKILDLAMLSDIFPTGFHGAYTAGVGVGSTVYVAGAGPVGLAAAVSAQLLGAAVVIVGDLNEGRLAQARSFGCETVDVSKGDPKDQIEQILGVPEVDCGVDAVGFEARGHGKDASHEAPATVLNSLMSITAAGGALGIPGLYVTGDPGGIDEAAKVGSLSISLGTGWAKSLSFTTGQCPVMKYNRQLMMAILHDKVQIAKAVNAKPIPLDQAPQGYEEFDAGAATKYVLNPNGYIAN from the coding sequence ATGTCAGGAAACAGGGCGGTGGCCTACAAGGGCCCCGGCAAGGTCGAGGTCATCGATACCGACTACCCCACTTTCGAGCTCAAAGACGGCCCAGGCGTCAATCCTGCCAACGTCGGCAGGAAGGTCAACCACGGCGTCATCCTCAAGACAGTTGCAACAAACATCTGCGGATCCGACCAGCACATGGTTCGCGGACGCACAACCGCACCGTCGGACCTGGTGCTTGGGCACGAGATCACCGGCGAAGTGGTCGAGGTTGGAAGCGATGTCGAATTCATCAAGAAGGGCGACATCTGCTCGGTGCCGTTCAACATCTCCTGCGGTCGCTGCCGCAACTGTAAGGAGCGCAAGACCGGCATCTGCCTGAACGTAAACCCCGACCGTCCGGGCAGCGCCTACGGCTACGTGGACATGGGCGGCTGGGTAGGGGGCCAGGCAGAATACGTACTGGTTCCCTACGCAGACTGGAACCTTCTGAAGTTCCCGGACCGTGATCAGGCCCTTGAGAAGATCCTCGATCTTGCCATGCTCTCGGACATCTTCCCCACCGGCTTCCACGGCGCCTACACAGCCGGCGTCGGCGTCGGCAGCACGGTCTATGTGGCCGGTGCAGGACCGGTGGGCCTCGCCGCGGCGGTTTCCGCACAGCTGCTGGGCGCCGCCGTCGTTATTGTGGGCGACCTCAACGAGGGACGACTGGCGCAGGCGCGCAGTTTCGGCTGCGAAACTGTCGACGTTTCCAAGGGCGACCCGAAGGACCAGATTGAGCAGATCCTGGGCGTCCCGGAGGTCGATTGCGGCGTGGACGCCGTAGGTTTCGAGGCTCGGGGACACGGCAAGGACGCATCACACGAGGCGCCGGCCACCGTGCTGAACTCGCTGATGTCGATCACCGCCGCAGGCGGCGCGCTGGGCATCCCCGGGCTCTACGTGACGGGTGATCCGGGCGGAATCGATGAGGCCGCAAAGGTGGGCTCGCTATCGATCTCGCTGGGCACCGGTTGGGCCAAGTCGCTGTCCTTCACCACTGGCCAGTGCCCGGTGATGAAGTACAACCGCCAACTGATGATGGCGATCCTGCACGACAAGGTGCAGATCGCCAAGGCTGTGAATGCCAAGCCCATTCCGCTGGATCAGGCGCCGCAGGGCTACGAGGAATTCGACGCGGGCGCAGCCACCAAGTACGTGCTGAACCCGAACGGCTACATCGCGAACTAG
- a CDS encoding winged helix DNA-binding domain-containing protein produces MTAREIARWRLQNQYLSAPHAASAMSVLDHLLAVQAENPRQSEWAVACRTANPAATEITGLLETGELVRTHVLRPTWHYVKADDVGWLLDLTAPRVLPTLFRQLTDQIGWSVASMDRAVAVVVEALSDRAHRDRDDLAGAFNERGMSVDRHALMLLLAYAELNQLICSGQPVNGKHTYALFADRVPAVRRLHRDEALGQLALRYFTGHGPATEQDLAYWATLPLGDVRKGIESAREQLEAFVHDGRTYWHSRGSAPFGSREPAAHLLQILDEMYRGYQESRMVIDADGLVPGGREAGIGMALVDGQMIGRVNRMLNSRVRFELTSYRELTQAERSALEEAAARYGRFLGLEHDLLIRS; encoded by the coding sequence ATGACTGCTCGGGAGATTGCCCGCTGGAGGTTGCAGAACCAGTATCTGTCCGCTCCCCACGCGGCCTCTGCCATGTCGGTGCTGGACCACCTGCTCGCGGTGCAGGCCGAGAATCCCCGGCAATCCGAGTGGGCGGTGGCCTGCCGCACGGCCAACCCCGCTGCCACCGAGATCACGGGCCTGCTCGAGACCGGCGAGTTGGTGCGGACGCATGTCCTCCGGCCCACCTGGCACTATGTGAAAGCCGACGACGTCGGCTGGCTGCTCGATCTCACCGCGCCACGTGTGCTGCCCACACTCTTCCGGCAGCTCACCGATCAGATTGGCTGGAGTGTGGCGAGCATGGACCGCGCGGTCGCCGTCGTCGTTGAGGCGCTTTCGGACAGGGCTCACCGGGACCGTGATGATCTTGCAGGCGCGTTCAACGAGCGGGGCATGTCGGTGGACCGCCATGCCCTGATGCTGCTGCTGGCGTACGCCGAACTGAACCAGTTGATCTGCAGCGGACAACCCGTCAACGGGAAGCACACCTACGCGCTGTTCGCCGACAGGGTCCCGGCCGTTCGGCGCCTACACCGCGATGAGGCGTTGGGCCAGCTTGCGCTCCGCTACTTCACGGGTCATGGGCCGGCGACGGAGCAGGACCTGGCGTACTGGGCTACGCTGCCGCTCGGCGACGTCCGCAAAGGGATCGAGTCCGCTCGGGAGCAGTTGGAGGCCTTCGTTCACGACGGCCGCACCTACTGGCACAGCCGAGGTTCGGCTCCCTTCGGATCCCGGGAGCCGGCCGCGCACCTGCTGCAGATTCTCGACGAGATGTACCGCGGCTACCAGGAGAGCCGGATGGTGATCGACGCCGACGGGCTGGTGCCGGGCGGACGTGAGGCGGGGATCGGGATGGCGCTGGTTGACGGGCAGATGATCGGCCGGGTGAATCGCATGCTCAACAGCCGTGTGCGTTTCGAGCTCACGAGCTACCGCGAGTTGACGCAAGCCGAGCGCAGCGCGTTGGAGGAAGCTGCAGCCCGTTATGGCCGATTCCTGGGCCTCGAGCACGATCTGCTGATCAGGTCCTAG
- a CDS encoding DUF4383 domain-containing protein — translation MTTASHHAHDFHVTRDHVRSAAMGMGVVFLLVGILGLIPGITTQYDGMAFAAGSEAMLLGVFQVSVLLNLVYMAMGAVGVWMSRALLEARNFLIGSGVVLLVIWLYGIIVGDSTANILSTNASTNWLNLILGIIAAGLGLAYMMRHRESRAL, via the coding sequence ATGACTACCGCATCACACCACGCACATGACTTCCATGTCACGCGCGACCACGTTCGCAGTGCCGCGATGGGGATGGGTGTAGTTTTCCTGCTGGTGGGGATTCTCGGGCTCATCCCGGGCATCACCACACAATATGACGGCATGGCGTTCGCCGCCGGATCAGAAGCGATGCTGCTCGGTGTTTTCCAAGTCTCCGTACTGCTCAACCTGGTTTACATGGCCATGGGGGCAGTAGGCGTCTGGATGAGCCGTGCTCTTCTTGAAGCTCGGAACTTCCTGATCGGAAGCGGCGTGGTCCTGCTTGTCATATGGCTGTACGGGATCATTGTTGGAGATTCCACCGCCAACATCCTGTCCACGAATGCCTCCACCAACTGGCTGAACCTCATCCTCGGCATCATCGCCGCGGGACTGGGACTCGCCTACATGATGCGGCACCGGGAAAGCCGAGCCCTCTAG